From a single Miscanthus floridulus cultivar M001 chromosome 8, ASM1932011v1, whole genome shotgun sequence genomic region:
- the LOC136471611 gene encoding F-box/kelch-repeat protein At3g61590-like: MLAMGSGEWELYPSSCIGSQVIEYRPVSEDSDNDDQNGDMAVSLDAVLPDDLLEKVLSFLPVASIIRSGSVCKRWHEIVHAQRHAWSKMVPQKPWYFMFTCSEDGVSGFAYDPSLRKWYRFDFPCIEKSNWSTSSSAGLVCLMDSENRRRILVCNPITKDWKRLLDAPGGKTADYSALAFSVDRSSHHYTVAVARSNQVPSEYYQWEFTIHLYESVSGSWVTPFTGVLLGWRGGDECVICDGVLYYLVYSTGVLVNNNEHRHCLVMYDLTARPNHTSLMSMAIPVPCALTCGRLMNLSEKLVLVGGIGKQDRPGIIKGIGIWELHNKEWREVARMPHKFFQGFGEFDDVFASCGADDLIYIQSYGSPALLTFEINHKSWKWSVKSPVSKRFPLHLFTGFSFEPRLDIAL; encoded by the coding sequence ATGTTGGCAATGGGGTCAGGAGAGTGGGAGCTCTATCCTTCTTCCTGCATTGGTTCACAGGTCATAGAATACAGACCGGTCTCTGAAGACAGCGATAACGACGATCAGAATGGGGACATGGCAGTGTCACTGGACGCCGTTCTCCCTGATGATCTCTTGGAGAAGGTTCTTTCCTTCTTGCCTGTTGCAAGTATTATAAGATCTGGGTCTGTTTGCAAAAGGTGGCATGAGATTGTGCATGCCCAGAGGCACGCATGGAGCAAAATGGTGCCTCAGAAGCCATGGTACTTCATGTTCACCTGTAGTGAGGATGGAGTTTCAGGTTTTGCCTATGACCCGAGCCTCCGCAAATGGTATAGATTTGATTTCCCTTGCATTGAAAAGAGCAACTGGTCTACATCCTCGTCGGCTGGGTTGGTGTGCCTAATGGACAGTGAGAACAGGCGCCGCATTTTGGTGTGCAACCCCATCACTAAGGACTGGAAGAGACTTCTTGATGCTCCTGGGGGCAAAACAGCTGATTACAGTGCTCTTGCCTTTTCTGTGGATAGAAGTTCTCATCATTACACTGTGGCTGTTGCAAGAAGCAACCAGGTTCCATCGGAGTATTATCAGTGGGAGTTTACCATCCATTTGTATGAGTCGGTCTCTGGTAGTTGGGTGACTCCCTTTACTGGAGTACTGCTTGGATGGAGAGGTGGCGATGAGTGTGTCATCTGTGATGGAGTCctctactatttggtgtactccACAGGAGTTCTGGTGAACAATAATGAGCATCGCCATTGTCTCGTAATGTATGATCTCACTGCAAGACCTAACCACACTTCTCTGATGAGCATGGCTATTCCAGTACCATGTGCTCTTACGTGCGGCCGACTGATGAACCTGAGTGAGAAGCTTGTGCTGGTTGGTGGCATTGGCAAGCAAGATAGGCCTGGGATCATCAAGGGGATTGGCATTTGGGAGCTCCATAACAAAGAGTGGCGTGAGGTTGCTCGCATGCCTCACAAGTTTTTTCAAGGATTTGGCGAGTTTGATGATGTTTTTGCAAGCTGTGGGGCGGATGATCTTATCTATATCCAGAGCTATGGGTCGCCGGCTCTTCTCACCTTTGAAATAAACCACAAGTCATGGAAGTGGTCCGTGAAGAGCCCTGTTTCGAAGAGGTTCCCGCTGCACCTGTTCACTGGATTCTCTTTCGAGCCAAGGCTGGACATTGCTCTCTAG